The proteins below come from a single Archangium lipolyticum genomic window:
- a CDS encoding tetratricopeptide repeat protein produces the protein MSVGSLKQSQPEQQAALPEREGAPHPDDCPGCPECVGDALEQELLRAHSKMCEGELEPTRVVGPPPPLPTSTPEALPRGTSVGRYLVLERLGSGGMGEVYAAFDPQLNRKVAIKLLLPGGEGLDRNEARLRLMREAQSMARLSHPNVLPVYDIGEYGDQVFIALELVEGWTLRRWLKEKPRSSREVVEVLTRAGRGLAAAHAAGLVHRDFKPDNVLVGRDDRVLVFDFGLACEQGTANPQAPAPVDLAEILRAEPVSHDSGSISGLHTREPLETPVTRAGLIMGTPGYMAPEQYRHEPVTAQADQFSFCATLYYALYREHAFEGSGAAALARATLEGRLRPPPRDSRVPGWLRRIVLKGLNLHPSERYPSMAALLDALQDDPRTRLRREVFIAVAAAFLVAVVAGAVGQWHQRQGLCQESAARMDGVWDAPRQQAVEKAFLATGQPYAATTWQGVKRELDAYAASWVEHQREACVATRVRGQASEEVLTARTTCLERRRGELKALTDVLAEANATVVERAVEATRGLAELGPCVEVEPAPVHLKPDPQLEARVEGLRASLARARALRISGQYPAGLSVAAPVVAEARGLGHHPLLAEALLELGQQQAGFGSAEAEDTLKEAVWRADAVRLDEVRTEALVALTQLVAYDAARVRDGHDWFHQARALLMRTHRQGRLLAELESAHGLVYAAQGDVGAAEASHRNALTVLEQVSSARGPEKAVVLRRLGNALAAQGRHEEALAVYQRAHADFLEALGDEHPRVGSSLVNIGTTLSALGRPSEALEPLRQGVAIVARTLPVKHPFRSQALNALGFALWKDGDTKQALDVLRRAVATAEHTRGLEHPEVAQPCNTLGLVLLDTGKPSEALEAFARALRIREHALGKNHPELAGSLTGQGEALMKLGRPAEALAPLERALALRETHAVPPVELAETRFALARALWASHKDTARAKQLARVAHGALEQPGTEHLRADIQAWLDTHAPRG, from the coding sequence ATGTCAGTGGGGAGCCTGAAGCAGTCGCAACCGGAGCAGCAGGCGGCCCTACCCGAGAGGGAAGGTGCCCCGCATCCGGACGACTGCCCGGGTTGCCCCGAGTGCGTGGGCGACGCGCTGGAGCAGGAGCTGTTGCGCGCCCACTCGAAGATGTGCGAGGGCGAGCTCGAGCCCACCCGCGTCGTCGGCCCGCCCCCACCGCTGCCCACCTCCACGCCCGAGGCGCTGCCCCGGGGCACCTCCGTGGGACGCTACCTGGTGTTGGAGCGGCTGGGCTCCGGCGGCATGGGCGAGGTGTACGCGGCGTTCGATCCCCAGCTCAACCGCAAGGTGGCCATCAAGCTGCTGCTGCCGGGAGGCGAGGGGCTGGACCGGAACGAGGCGCGCCTGCGGCTGATGCGCGAGGCCCAGTCCATGGCCCGCCTGTCGCACCCCAACGTGCTGCCCGTGTACGACATCGGCGAGTACGGGGACCAGGTGTTCATCGCCCTGGAGCTGGTGGAGGGCTGGACGCTGCGGCGCTGGCTCAAGGAGAAGCCGCGCTCCAGCCGCGAGGTGGTGGAGGTGCTCACACGGGCCGGGCGGGGGCTGGCCGCCGCCCACGCGGCGGGGCTCGTCCACCGCGACTTCAAGCCGGACAACGTGCTGGTGGGCCGGGACGATCGCGTGCTCGTCTTCGACTTCGGCCTCGCGTGCGAGCAGGGCACGGCCAACCCCCAGGCGCCCGCGCCGGTGGACCTGGCCGAAATCCTCCGCGCCGAGCCGGTCTCGCACGACTCGGGCTCCATCTCCGGCCTGCACACCCGCGAGCCGCTGGAGACGCCGGTGACGCGCGCCGGCCTCATCATGGGCACTCCGGGCTACATGGCCCCCGAGCAGTACCGCCACGAGCCCGTCACCGCCCAGGCCGACCAGTTCAGCTTCTGCGCCACCCTCTATTATGCCCTCTACCGCGAGCACGCCTTCGAGGGCAGTGGCGCCGCGGCGCTGGCCCGCGCCACGCTCGAGGGCCGCCTGCGTCCGCCGCCCCGGGACTCGCGCGTGCCGGGCTGGCTGCGGCGCATCGTCCTCAAGGGACTCAACCTCCACCCGAGCGAGCGCTACCCTTCCATGGCGGCGCTCCTGGATGCGCTCCAGGATGATCCGCGCACCCGGCTGCGGCGCGAGGTGTTCATCGCCGTGGCCGCGGCCTTCCTCGTGGCGGTGGTGGCCGGCGCCGTGGGCCAGTGGCACCAGCGCCAGGGCCTGTGTCAGGAATCCGCCGCGAGGATGGACGGGGTGTGGGACGCCCCGCGCCAGCAGGCCGTGGAGAAGGCCTTCCTCGCCACCGGCCAGCCCTATGCCGCCACCACCTGGCAAGGGGTGAAGCGCGAGCTGGATGCCTACGCCGCGAGCTGGGTGGAGCATCAGCGGGAGGCGTGCGTGGCGACGCGGGTGCGCGGCCAGGCCTCCGAGGAGGTGCTCACCGCGCGCACCACCTGCCTGGAGCGCCGGCGCGGCGAGCTGAAGGCCCTCACGGACGTGCTCGCCGAGGCCAACGCCACCGTGGTGGAGCGCGCCGTGGAGGCCACGCGCGGCCTGGCGGAGCTCGGCCCGTGTGTCGAGGTGGAACCGGCGCCCGTGCACCTGAAGCCGGACCCCCAACTGGAGGCCCGGGTGGAGGGGCTGCGCGCCTCGCTCGCCAGGGCCCGGGCGCTGCGCATCTCCGGCCAGTACCCGGCGGGGCTCTCCGTGGCCGCTCCCGTGGTCGCCGAGGCACGCGGCCTGGGCCATCACCCGCTGCTGGCCGAGGCCCTGCTGGAGCTGGGGCAGCAGCAGGCCGGCTTCGGCAGCGCCGAGGCCGAGGACACCCTGAAGGAGGCGGTGTGGAGGGCCGACGCGGTGCGGCTGGACGAGGTGCGCACCGAGGCGCTGGTGGCCCTCACGCAGCTCGTCGCCTACGACGCGGCGCGCGTGCGGGACGGCCATGACTGGTTCCACCAGGCGCGCGCGCTGCTGATGCGCACCCACCGGCAGGGCCGCCTCCTGGCGGAGCTGGAGAGCGCCCACGGGCTGGTGTACGCCGCCCAGGGAGACGTGGGCGCCGCCGAGGCCTCGCACCGCAACGCGCTCACCGTGCTGGAGCAGGTGTCCTCCGCGCGCGGTCCCGAGAAGGCGGTGGTGCTGCGCCGGCTGGGCAACGCGCTCGCGGCCCAGGGCCGTCACGAGGAGGCGCTGGCCGTGTACCAGCGCGCCCACGCGGACTTCCTCGAGGCCCTGGGGGACGAGCACCCGCGCGTGGGCAGCTCGCTGGTGAACATCGGCACCACGCTCAGCGCGCTGGGCCGCCCCAGCGAAGCGCTGGAGCCGCTGCGGCAGGGCGTGGCCATCGTGGCGCGCACGCTCCCGGTGAAGCACCCCTTCCGCTCCCAGGCGCTCAACGCGCTGGGCTTCGCGCTGTGGAAGGACGGGGACACGAAGCAGGCGCTGGACGTGCTGCGCCGGGCGGTGGCGACGGCGGAGCACACCCGCGGGCTGGAGCATCCGGAAGTGGCGCAGCCGTGCAACACGCTGGGCCTGGTGCTGCTGGACACCGGGAAACCCTCGGAGGCGCTGGAGGCCTTCGCGAGGGCGCTGCGCATCCGCGAGCACGCGCTGGGGAAGAATCACCCGGAGCTGGCCGGGTCGCTCACCGGCCAGGGCGAGGCGCTGATGAAGCTGGGCCGCCCCGCCGAGGCGCTCGCCCCGCTGGAGCGGGCCCTGGCGCTGCGCGAGACGCACGCCGTGCCCCCGGTGGAGCTGGCCGAGACGCGCTTCGCCCTCGCCCGCGCGTTGTGGGCGTCCCACAAGGACACGGCCCGGGCGAAGCAGCTGGCGCGGGTGGCCCACGGCGCGCTGGAGCAGCCGGGCACCGAGCACCTGCGCGCGGACATCCAGGCGTGGCTCGACACCCACGCGCCGCGCGGGTAG
- a CDS encoding sensor histidine kinase — MRISPVPRAEPASPVAHTGPRVAASLPAPVSGAPPRKMLFLFSGAVLSQYLLDMLSVGHDVRVLAIRVVWALGLLASALLLDERSVSGVRWHIALQSVLASLSFFGLVRVTGATSSPYIAFFPFLPLILALGYPRDASAITISGLLCGLGAAGLQLADGHPWTKALLWAGITATTTLIGAYGSSQFRQVLRAESEARLERGRREALESLAMSERRRAQSEKLATIGRLAAGVIHEINNPVAYIRANLEFLEREVLAHPHPSREELVEVFGETREGLERVRQIIADLRGFSRMDVEGPTACSLADVVGDAVRIARLRLEHVARVEVEVPRDLPPVLAVHRRLAQVLLNLLVNAGDALEGRAGSEVRVTGGREGSKVLLRVEDNGPGFPREVLPRLFESFFTTKGPEKGTGLGLALSRELVEQFGGSLVAENREEGGARLRLELPVYEEAE; from the coding sequence ATGCGCATTTCCCCCGTTCCTCGCGCCGAGCCGGCTTCTCCGGTGGCGCACACCGGTCCGCGTGTCGCCGCGAGTCTCCCGGCGCCCGTCTCGGGGGCACCGCCTCGCAAGATGCTGTTCCTGTTCTCCGGGGCCGTCCTCTCCCAATACCTGTTGGACATGCTCTCGGTGGGGCACGACGTGCGGGTCCTGGCCATCCGCGTCGTGTGGGCCCTGGGTCTGCTGGCCTCCGCGCTGCTGCTGGACGAGCGCTCCGTGTCCGGGGTGCGCTGGCACATCGCCCTCCAGAGCGTGCTCGCCAGCCTCAGCTTCTTCGGGCTGGTGCGCGTCACGGGCGCCACCTCCAGTCCCTACATCGCCTTCTTCCCCTTCCTGCCGCTCATCCTGGCGCTCGGTTATCCGCGGGACGCGAGCGCCATCACCATCAGCGGCCTGCTGTGTGGCCTCGGGGCCGCGGGCCTGCAGTTGGCCGATGGGCACCCGTGGACCAAGGCGCTGCTGTGGGCCGGCATCACGGCGACGACCACCCTCATCGGGGCATACGGCTCCAGCCAGTTCCGTCAGGTGTTGCGCGCGGAGAGCGAGGCCCGGCTGGAGCGCGGGCGCCGCGAGGCCCTCGAGTCGCTCGCCATGAGTGAGCGCCGCCGCGCCCAGTCCGAGAAGCTGGCCACCATCGGGCGGCTCGCCGCGGGCGTCATCCACGAAATCAACAACCCGGTGGCCTACATCCGCGCCAACCTCGAGTTCCTCGAGCGCGAGGTGCTGGCGCATCCCCACCCGTCCCGCGAGGAGCTCGTCGAGGTCTTCGGCGAGACGCGCGAGGGATTGGAGCGTGTGCGGCAGATCATCGCGGACCTGAGGGGCTTCTCGCGCATGGACGTGGAGGGGCCCACGGCGTGCTCGCTGGCGGACGTGGTGGGGGACGCGGTGCGGATCGCCCGGCTGAGGCTCGAGCACGTGGCGCGGGTGGAGGTGGAGGTGCCCAGGGACTTGCCCCCGGTGCTCGCCGTGCACCGGCGGCTGGCGCAGGTGCTGCTCAACCTGCTGGTGAACGCGGGCGATGCGCTGGAGGGCCGGGCCGGCTCCGAGGTGCGCGTCACCGGCGGGCGCGAGGGCTCCAAGGTGCTGCTGCGGGTGGAGGACAACGGCCCGGGTTTCCCCCGCGAGGTGCTCCCCCGGCTGTTCGAGAGCTTCTTCACCACCAAGGGTCCTGAGAAGGGAACGGGGCTGGGACTGGCCCTCTCGCGCGAGCTGGTGGAGCAGTTCGGGGGCTCGCTGGTGGCCGAGAACCGGGAGGAGGGCGGCGCGCGGCTGCGGCTGGAACTCCCGGTGTACGAAGAGGCGGAGTGA
- a CDS encoding tetratricopeptide repeat protein: MTERKGREAWPPELTEQLRKVDRLRRSGRYVEALSRMSRLVEEHPRQMRVLLEMGLTLSVWGGAPAEALPWFERALEMAPGHVSAQLHRALALARLGRHAEAVADFDALEALGYRKALVLHMKRAESLEVLGRLEEAERDWTQALAEDPGNPWLLQQRASARARLGRLPEAIADLTEALAVGEGDVDAELLRDRGVLRARLGDTAGARADFEAGLAALREGDPPGLAEEMRRGLREGS, translated from the coding sequence ATGACGGAGCGCAAGGGGCGCGAGGCGTGGCCGCCGGAGCTCACCGAGCAGTTGCGCAAGGTGGACCGGCTGAGGCGGAGCGGCAGGTACGTGGAGGCGCTCTCCCGGATGAGCCGGCTCGTGGAGGAGCACCCGCGCCAGATGCGCGTCCTGTTGGAGATGGGACTGACACTCAGCGTGTGGGGTGGTGCTCCCGCCGAGGCCCTGCCCTGGTTCGAGCGTGCCCTGGAGATGGCGCCGGGCCACGTGTCGGCGCAGCTGCACCGGGCGCTCGCCCTGGCCCGGCTGGGCCGCCATGCGGAGGCCGTGGCCGACTTCGACGCGCTCGAGGCCCTGGGCTACCGCAAGGCGCTCGTGCTGCACATGAAGCGCGCCGAGTCCCTGGAGGTGCTCGGCCGGCTGGAGGAGGCCGAGCGCGATTGGACACAGGCGCTCGCCGAGGACCCTGGCAACCCGTGGTTGCTCCAGCAACGAGCCTCGGCGCGGGCCCGGCTCGGACGGTTGCCGGAGGCCATCGCGGATCTCACCGAGGCGCTGGCCGTGGGTGAGGGAGACGTGGACGCGGAACTGCTGCGCGATCGGGGCGTGCTGCGCGCGCGGCTGGGAGACACGGCCGGAGCCCGCGCGGACTTCGAGGCGGGACTCGCCGCCCTGCGCGAGGGCGACCCACCGGGGCTCGCGGAGGAGATGCGCCGGGGACTCCGGGAGGGCTCGTGA
- a CDS encoding Hpt domain-containing protein produces the protein MTSMEQSAPVFDAKQLDKLRVLEDEKDPHVVVDLARGFLSRSPERMDQMRKLLAAGDAARLANESHGMASSSGMFGMMRVRQLCKALENLVREQGLAGAGEMLDEVEREFTRARPLLVAELGLQD, from the coding sequence ATGACGTCCATGGAGCAGTCGGCCCCCGTATTCGACGCGAAGCAGCTGGACAAGCTGCGTGTGCTGGAGGACGAGAAGGATCCGCACGTGGTGGTGGATCTCGCTCGTGGCTTCCTGTCGCGCTCTCCGGAGCGGATGGACCAGATGCGCAAGCTGCTGGCCGCGGGTGATGCCGCGAGGCTCGCCAATGAGTCCCATGGCATGGCATCGAGCAGCGGCATGTTCGGGATGATGCGGGTGCGTCAGCTCTGCAAGGCGTTGGAGAACCTCGTGCGCGAGCAGGGCCTGGCGGGAGCGGGGGAGATGTTGGACGAGGTGGAGCGGGAGTTCACGCGGGCACGTCCCCTGCTCGTGGCCGAGCTGGGCCTCCAGGACTGA
- a CDS encoding ArnT family glycosyltransferase, with product MSPSDASRMPGPMTWAALVFLGLTTATWWPHTDLGDSQLYQVVARHMVEDGSWTQLRYLPTVHPRFFEHLPFGFWPFALVIRILGEPALRPLCAAFSLGTLLLTGSVARRSAGTWAGVTAMLVLAFPDGFFIRGGHPFLEPLLLLLATGSAVPPLLGVPRARDWLVCGVLAAGACAVKGPFGLLPFAGATVARALVERSWKVLVIGTLVGLASTAPTVLFLVTHPDWWEGYVRHQVLASATGERLDGQNAWYIPFRTLGSRFWPGLPLLAAGGVLALGRPARALRALLPEGTPEPARVLRSARVLLLASLFVLTALCLPGRKVWNHSLVAFPLLAMLAGVGLGPWLEARLALPERARRARLGLAVLALLVLGASAAGAGRLLFPKRCPASGVLAPALADVPAGAPVLVVSTQYEWTTLAAFAVERRWLPRRLPELGSENPDGAQVAFVADGATVSASGWREVGRDGRWRLLRSP from the coding sequence ATGTCTCCCTCCGACGCCTCTCGCATGCCGGGCCCCATGACCTGGGCCGCGCTCGTCTTCCTCGGCCTCACCACCGCCACCTGGTGGCCCCACACGGACCTCGGGGACTCGCAGCTCTACCAGGTCGTCGCCCGCCACATGGTCGAGGACGGGAGCTGGACCCAGCTGCGCTACCTCCCCACCGTCCACCCGCGCTTCTTCGAGCACCTGCCCTTCGGCTTCTGGCCCTTCGCCCTCGTCATCCGCATCCTCGGCGAGCCCGCCCTGCGCCCCCTGTGCGCCGCCTTCTCCCTGGGCACCCTCCTCCTCACCGGCTCCGTCGCCCGCCGCTCCGCCGGGACCTGGGCAGGCGTCACCGCCATGCTGGTGCTCGCCTTCCCCGATGGCTTCTTCATCCGCGGCGGCCACCCCTTCCTCGAGCCCCTCCTCCTCCTGCTCGCCACCGGCTCCGCCGTGCCCCCGCTGCTCGGTGTGCCTCGCGCCCGTGACTGGCTCGTCTGCGGAGTGCTCGCGGCGGGCGCCTGCGCCGTGAAGGGGCCCTTCGGTCTACTGCCCTTCGCCGGTGCCACCGTCGCCCGCGCCCTCGTCGAGCGCTCCTGGAAGGTGCTCGTCATCGGCACCCTCGTGGGCCTCGCCTCCACCGCGCCCACCGTGCTCTTCCTCGTCACCCACCCGGACTGGTGGGAAGGCTACGTGCGCCACCAGGTCCTCGCCTCCGCCACGGGCGAGCGCCTGGATGGACAGAACGCCTGGTACATCCCCTTCAGGACCCTCGGCAGCCGCTTCTGGCCCGGACTGCCCCTGCTCGCGGCGGGCGGGGTGCTCGCCCTCGGCCGGCCCGCCCGTGCCTTGCGCGCCCTGCTCCCCGAGGGTACCCCAGAGCCAGCCCGCGTCCTCCGCTCCGCCCGCGTGCTGCTGCTCGCGAGCCTGTTCGTCCTCACCGCGCTCTGCCTCCCGGGCCGCAAGGTGTGGAACCACTCGCTCGTCGCCTTCCCGCTGCTGGCCATGCTCGCCGGCGTGGGGCTCGGCCCGTGGCTGGAGGCCCGGCTCGCGCTTCCCGAGCGGGCGCGGCGGGCCCGGCTCGGACTGGCCGTGCTCGCGCTCCTCGTGTTGGGAGCTTCGGCGGCTGGAGCGGGCCGGCTGCTCTTCCCCAAACGGTGCCCTGCCTCGGGAGTGCTCGCCCCGGCGCTCGCGGACGTGCCTGCCGGTGCGCCCGTGCTGGTGGTGTCGACGCAATACGAGTGGACCACCCTGGCCGCGTTCGCCGTGGAGCGGCGCTGGCTGCCGAGGCGTCTCCCCGAGCTGGGCTCCGAGAACCCCGACGGGGCCCAGGTGGCCTTCGTCGCGGATGGGGCCACCGTGAGTGCCTCGGGCTGGCGTGAGGTGGGCCGCGACGGCCGTTGGCGACTGCTGCGCAGTCCGTGA
- a CDS encoding PaaI family thioesterase → MASDDAFPPDKQQMIDSINRFMADSVPHNRELGLSVVELGAEDATMRLPYSEKLVGNPETGVLHGGAVTTLIDATCGIAVFMKMARMARIATLDLRIDYLHPATPGKELLARAECYKLTRAVAFVRALAHHGDPGNPVASAQGTFIIVED, encoded by the coding sequence ATGGCGAGCGACGACGCGTTCCCTCCAGACAAGCAGCAGATGATCGACAGCATCAACCGCTTCATGGCGGACTCCGTGCCGCACAACCGCGAGCTGGGGCTGAGCGTGGTGGAGCTCGGGGCGGAGGATGCCACCATGCGGCTGCCCTACTCGGAGAAGCTGGTGGGCAACCCCGAGACGGGGGTGCTGCACGGCGGGGCGGTGACAACGCTCATCGACGCCACGTGCGGCATCGCCGTCTTCATGAAGATGGCGCGCATGGCGCGCATCGCCACGTTGGACCTGCGCATCGACTACCTGCACCCGGCCACTCCGGGGAAGGAGCTGCTGGCGCGCGCCGAGTGCTACAAGCTCACGCGCGCGGTGGCCTTCGTGCGAGCGCTCGCGCACCACGGAGACCCCGGCAACCCGGTGGCCTCGGCGCAGGGCACCTTCATCATCGTGGAGGACTGA
- a CDS encoding PaaI family thioesterase: MESTSTRIAEILRQVRQTGDYRLLTEAIPYTRFLGIGVENTTGEVLCRMRYAPMLIGNSSLPALHGGTLGALMESAAIFELLLRTQEERVPKIISITVDFLRSGRPQDTLAKATITRLGRRVANLQVQAWQEDRSRPIASANALFLLS, encoded by the coding sequence ATGGAGAGCACGTCCACCCGCATCGCCGAGATCCTCCGCCAGGTGCGCCAGACGGGCGACTACCGTCTGCTCACCGAGGCCATTCCCTACACGCGCTTCCTGGGCATCGGCGTGGAGAACACCACGGGCGAGGTGCTCTGCCGCATGCGCTACGCGCCCATGCTGATTGGAAACAGCTCGCTGCCCGCGCTGCACGGAGGGACGCTCGGCGCGCTGATGGAGTCCGCCGCCATCTTCGAGCTGCTCTTGCGCACCCAGGAGGAGCGCGTGCCGAAGATCATCAGCATCACGGTGGACTTCCTGCGCTCGGGCCGGCCGCAGGACACGCTGGCCAAGGCCACCATCACCCGGCTCGGCCGGCGCGTGGCCAACCTCCAGGTGCAGGCCTGGCAGGAGGACCGCTCCCGCCCCATCGCCAGCGCCAACGCCCTCTTCCTCCTGTCGTGA
- the dgt gene encoding dGTP triphosphohydrolase, translated as MALDWNKLLCATRIREILRGRASASTPGDIRSEFERDHDRTVFSTPVRRLQDKTQVFPLEPNDAVRTRLTHSLEVSTLARGLTRGATGWLVTQGEIAPARASDIESIAATCGLIHDLGNPPFGHAGEAAISSWFEKKRARDTGFFGELERSRQLQDDFLHFEGNAQTLRIVSRLQILADQYGLNLTVGTLSAAMKYTASSDALAGPTGPHEKEKPGYFASEREIVEAIREHSGTGDVRNPIAYLVEACDDMVYATVDIEDGVKKGVISWPGVEDAFEHLTSKPSAQALESIQDHIRRASDYIDQAATELSPKARGEAIAQHFRTLVIGTTKQAVLETFASKYQDIINGTYHGELIKDSSAAGLIKACKSVGRAHIYRSEETLRLETMGRRIIHDLMDFFWEGASAYDPSMDRAEFDRTFQGKIYNLLSSNYRAVFETSIKSPTLPIRYHQFQLVTDYVCGMTDSFACKLHSQLTHG; from the coding sequence ATGGCTCTCGATTGGAACAAGCTGCTGTGTGCAACACGCATCCGGGAAATCCTCCGGGGTCGCGCATCCGCGTCCACGCCAGGAGACATCCGTTCAGAGTTTGAACGCGACCATGACCGGACCGTCTTCTCGACTCCCGTGCGGCGCCTCCAGGACAAGACGCAGGTCTTCCCCTTGGAGCCGAATGACGCGGTCCGGACGCGACTGACCCATTCGTTGGAGGTCTCGACGCTCGCGCGGGGTCTGACCCGAGGTGCGACCGGATGGCTCGTCACCCAGGGAGAGATTGCTCCAGCGCGAGCATCCGATATCGAGTCCATCGCCGCCACCTGCGGGCTGATCCACGACCTGGGCAATCCACCTTTCGGGCACGCGGGCGAGGCGGCGATCAGCAGTTGGTTCGAGAAGAAACGAGCGCGCGACACGGGCTTTTTCGGAGAGCTCGAGCGGAGCCGACAACTTCAGGACGACTTCCTCCACTTCGAGGGCAATGCACAGACGCTGCGCATCGTCTCCAGGCTTCAGATCCTGGCGGATCAATACGGATTGAACCTGACCGTCGGAACACTTTCCGCCGCCATGAAGTACACGGCGTCGTCCGATGCCCTCGCCGGGCCGACAGGACCTCACGAGAAAGAGAAACCCGGCTACTTCGCGTCCGAGCGGGAGATCGTCGAGGCAATCCGGGAGCACTCTGGGACCGGAGACGTCCGCAACCCCATCGCCTACCTGGTCGAAGCCTGCGACGACATGGTGTACGCGACGGTAGACATCGAGGATGGGGTCAAAAAGGGAGTCATCAGCTGGCCGGGTGTCGAGGATGCCTTCGAGCACCTGACTTCCAAACCATCCGCTCAGGCTCTGGAGTCCATCCAGGACCACATCCGGCGCGCCAGTGATTACATCGACCAGGCCGCGACCGAATTGAGTCCGAAGGCGCGTGGCGAAGCCATTGCCCAGCACTTCAGGACACTCGTCATCGGGACGACCAAACAGGCCGTCCTCGAGACCTTCGCGTCAAAGTACCAGGACATCATCAACGGCACCTACCATGGCGAGCTCATCAAAGACAGCTCCGCGGCTGGGCTCATCAAGGCTTGCAAGTCCGTCGGCCGTGCGCACATCTACCGTTCGGAAGAGACACTCAGATTGGAGACCATGGGCCGCCGCATCATCCATGATTTGATGGACTTCTTCTGGGAAGGCGCTTCCGCCTATGACCCATCCATGGATCGCGCGGAATTCGATAGGACGTTCCAGGGGAAGATCTACAACCTGCTCTCGAGCAATTACCGCGCCGTCTTCGAGACCTCCATCAAGTCCCCGACGCTCCCCATTCGGTACCACCAATTCCAGTTGGTGACGGACTACGTTTGCGGCATGACGGACTCGTTCGCCTGCAAGCTCCACTCCCAGCTCACCCATGGATAG
- a CDS encoding DUF2059 domain-containing protein, with protein sequence MRSFRLLASWRWCVLAFLAVGCAHSSASAPVESSPPEAEWQSSHRKEEKVRKLMVLTGAEDTGRRMLDSMTQHFGEMSNIPSGFLEKFREVAAQEPIVELLVPVYMNHFSEEDLDAAIAFHESPAGKRFLAAQPLVMQEAMQLGEQWGLRLAEKTLRALAEEERELRHQRVSSEGQQL encoded by the coding sequence ATGCGCTCTTTCCGGCTCCTGGCGTCCTGGCGGTGGTGTGTTCTCGCGTTTCTCGCCGTGGGCTGCGCGCACTCGAGCGCGAGCGCTCCGGTGGAGTCCTCCCCACCCGAGGCCGAGTGGCAGTCCTCGCACCGCAAGGAGGAGAAGGTCCGCAAGCTGATGGTGCTCACGGGGGCGGAGGACACGGGCAGGCGGATGCTCGACTCGATGACGCAGCACTTCGGGGAGATGTCCAACATCCCATCGGGCTTCCTGGAGAAGTTCCGCGAGGTGGCCGCGCAGGAGCCCATCGTGGAGCTGCTGGTGCCGGTGTACATGAACCACTTCTCCGAGGAGGACCTGGACGCGGCCATCGCCTTCCACGAGTCACCGGCCGGCAAGCGCTTCCTCGCGGCGCAGCCGCTGGTGATGCAGGAGGCGATGCAGCTGGGCGAGCAGTGGGGCCTGAGGCTCGCGGAGAAGACGCTCCGGGCGCTCGCGGAAGAGGAGCGGGAGCTGCGGCACCAGCGCGTGAGCAGCGAGGGCCAGCAGCTGTAG